CGATAGTTTTCAAGAGTGATTCCCGTTGTTGTCTTCCGGCATAGACCGGATTGGCGTCAAAGAGAACCAGCCTCAGTGGAACCCGCTTGCGAAAGCATCCAGTCGATGAGCGTCACGAGATCGGGATTATCCAGCATGCGCCGTGGATAAACCAGGAAATAGGCGAGCGTGCTGGCCATGTCCGTGCCGAAGGGCGCTATCAATGCGCCCTCCACAAGTTCGCGGGAAACAAGCGAACGCCGCGTCAGCGCAATGCCGTGCCCAGCCTTGGCCGCATCCAGCGCGCCATTGCTGTCGATGAAGACCGTGCCGCCCGAAGCGTCCACCTCGGATGCGCCCGCCGCCTCCAGCCAGCGCCGCCACTCGTTGCGGTTTTCATCATGCAGCAGCGGCACGGATTTCAAGTCTCCCGCCTCCCGAAGCGGCCCGTATTTTTCCAGAAGTTGCGGTGCGCAGACCGGCAGGGTGCTGTCATCGATGAAACGGATGCTCTCCAGCCCTTCATAAC
This window of the Agrobacterium fabrum str. C58 genome carries:
- the gcvA gene encoding transcriptional regulator GcvA; translation: MATELPSLKGLQAFEAAARYRSVTLASNELNVTPGAVSLQIRELEARLGVQLFFRKPRSIQLTREGERYYGALRTAFRMMREATAELTARSEITVLTLSCTPTFAVQWLMPRLPSFQQQHPHVDVRISVTNRLVDFSRDDVDLAVRHGFGRYEGLESIRFIDDSTLPVCAPQLLEKYGPLREAGDLKSVPLLHDENRNEWRRWLEAAGASEVDASGGTVFIDSNGALDAAKAGHGIALTRRSLVSRELVEGALIAPFGTDMASTLAYFLVYPRRMLDNPDLVTLIDWMLSQAGSTEAGSL